From the genome of Rhodopirellula bahusiensis:
TCATCGGCCCATTCGTCCCAGATCGAAACCTTGTTTTCTTTCAGGTAGCCAATGTTGGTTTCGCCTCGAAGGAACCACAGCAATTCGTGCAAAATCGAGCGAATGTGCAGTTTTTTGGTCGTCAGCAGAGGGAACCCTTCCGCCAAATCAAACCGCATCTGACGGCCAAAGAGGCTCCGAGTTCCGACGCCGGTGCGGTCGTCTCGATCAATCCCATCGTGCAGGACTTCGTCTAAGAGTTGCAAATAGCCTTGCATGAGCGTCTCGTGCGATCCGAAAAGTTCGGCGAATCTCTTTCACCTGTTCACCAAATGGTAACAGCGAACCGCTTCGACGAGGATCCGCCTGAAGAGTGTTCTGCGGCAACTTTAAGTTCTGCGGCAACTTAAAGGCAAAACGACGCCTGCCTGAACAAGAACGCCGGGATCAAGCTTCCGAAACTGGGATCAAGCTGTCTGAACAGATGGGCCATTCGGCGAAGTCCAGTCCAACGTCCAATGACGATCGCTCGTCATCTGGATGACGTCCGCGGGAATCCCAACGCTTTCAACCATCTCACGAGCCTCCTCCAAAGTCAGCGCGGCCCACAACGACTGACGCAACAATTGAGACGGTGCGAACTCCGGTGGGACTTCCGTGTCGGCCGCGGAATCCGTGTGCAGTTCTACCAATCGCTCGATTTCTTCCTCGGAATCTGGCCGAAACAAGTCGCGAATAAAAAGTCGGCCGCCGGGCATTAAGGCTCGAGTGGCGACCTGAATCGCGGTGATAGGATTCGGCAAGTGATGCAGAACCGTGTTGCTGATGATGGTTTGACACAAGTCTTCTTGCAGGCCTTCCGGGTCCGTCAGATCGATTTGCTGCAAGTAAACCAAGTCCTGCATCCCAGCCAATTCGATTTCAAACTGAGCCAGTTCCAGCATTTCGACGGCAAAGTCAACCGCCATGATCTGAAGCTGGCCATCGGCAAAGCTCGACCCCGCCAGATCGCCAGCGTCCTCAGCCGCTCGCCATCGCTCGCTCAAGATCAGCGGGATCCCGGCGGGCCCGCACCCCAAATCAATCACTCGCGGCCCCACAGCCCCCCCACCTAGCAGGTCATCCACAAAAACATTGTTCACCTGTTGGTGATCCATGGCTTGGTAGGCGGACGCATCCGCGGCCAAATCGCCCGGTGTGGGTTCCATTACACGAGCTAACATTCGTTCAGGACACTTTCATAAGAATTTGACTTGCAAAAACCGAAATAGAATTGGGTGAGAATCCACGCCCAAACCTGTTCACTGGGGGATTTCACCCAGACTTTGCGCTATTTTGGCTAAATTCCACCCCACATAATTCCGGTGGGCAACTACAACTTGAACAAGATGCCCGACCAAGACGAAGGACTGCGCGTGCTGAAGGGAATCGGGGGGTTGCGCTGGTTGTGGACAAATTGACTCTTGGGCGGATTGTAACGATCGCCCATCGCCCCTGAAGTGCCTGGAGCCGCCCGGTGAGCCGATCCCAACCAGACCCCAACCCAACCAGTTCAGCAAGTCGCCTGAACGGACGCTCGTCTCATTTTTCTTCTAGCAACTGGTCACCGTCCGCTCCGACTGAATCGTGGGCCATGGTCACTCCCGGCGAAGTTCTTCGGTCATTCCGTCGCCGCTTGCCGTCGATTTTGTTCACCACCGTGTTGGTGACAGTCGCCGTCGTCGCTCTGCTGGTCGTTTGGCCCAATCAATATCGAAGCGAAGGTCTGATGTACGTCCGACTTGGGCGTGGTGCCTTGGCCGTCGACCCGACCACCAAAGCCACCCAGTCGGTCTCGATGCAAGAAAGCCGCACCGCGGAAGTCGTCAGCATCGGCGAAATGATCGGCAGTCGCGAAATCGCCGAACGCGCGGTGGAGCGAATTGGCGTCGATAAAATCAACCAACCTCGCACTTGGATCGATCGAGGCCTCCAGGACGCAGAAGAGT
Proteins encoded in this window:
- a CDS encoding class I SAM-dependent methyltransferase gives rise to the protein MLARVMEPTPGDLAADASAYQAMDHQQVNNVFVDDLLGGGAVGPRVIDLGCGPAGIPLILSERWRAAEDAGDLAGSSFADGQLQIMAVDFAVEMLELAQFEIELAGMQDLVYLQQIDLTDPEGLQEDLCQTIISNTVLHHLPNPITAIQVATRALMPGGRLFIRDLFRPDSEEEIERLVELHTDSAADTEVPPEFAPSQLLRQSLWAALTLEEAREMVESVGIPADVIQMTSDRHWTLDWTSPNGPSVQTA